The Alnus glutinosa chromosome 7, dhAlnGlut1.1, whole genome shotgun sequence genome includes a region encoding these proteins:
- the LOC133873503 gene encoding interactor of constitutive active ROPs 2, chloroplastic: MQTPKARTGSLEVPRRKSPTTPQTARQLKTPGSDSDAFSSSPHPASKTPKDRSPKVVERRSPRSPMSEKKRPSRVSELESQLAQLQEDLKKAKDQLNSSESWKRRAHQEAEEAKKDLLAMSANLEESQQQLLELSASEEARLQELRKISQDRDRAWQSELEAVQRQHSMDSAALASAMNEIQKLKVQLEMVAESEANQAKNAELARAEIGGLRMELSRTLSLVEKLKTELNDCKESEAQALEVVSKTQRELEEANATAEMLRSDGINAMGAYNSLSSELEQSNVQVKSLEGLVSKLQADLVDSSSNKLVDSTDKCKTVQENGENEDTNQLKAELNFLKLEVGQLKAALDAAEIRYQEEYIQSTLQIRSAYEQVERTKSESCKREAELETELEKSKAHIEELRAHLMDKETELQSISDENQGLNLKIGKNISSEKESELAMELQKSEAYLEELKASLLDKETELQNIAKENEVLKMEVKKRDMERNQVNDEAVASAEAARAAEREALMKLGCLTEEADKSSRRAARVTEQLDAAQAANSEMEAELRRLKVQSDQWRKAAEAAAAMISSGNNGKFVERTSSLDSNYNPLASPYSEDMDDDSPKKKNGNMLKKIGVLWKKGQK; this comes from the exons ATGCAGACGCCAAAAGCAAG AACTGGCTCTTTGGAAGTGCCGCGGAGGAAATCTCCCACAACACCTCAGACTGCTCGCCAACTCAAGACGCCAGGGTCAGATTCTGATGCATTTTCCTCCTCTCCACACCCAGCCAGTAAGACACCAAAAGACAGAAGTCCTAAAGTTGTGGAACGCAGATCACCACGAAGCCCAATGTCTGAG AAGAAGCGCCCAAGCAGAGTGTCTGAATTGGAGTCGCAGCTTGCGCAACTCCAAGAGGATCTGAAAAAGGCAAAGGACCAACTGAACTCATCGGAGTCATGGAAGAGGAGAGCCCACCAGGAGGCTGAAGAGGCCAAGAAGGATCTCTTAGCCATGTCAGCAAATCTTGAGGAATCCCAGCAGCAGCTGCTGGAGCTTTCTGCTTCTGAAGAAGCTCGGCTTCAAGAGCTCCGCAAAATCTCCCAGGATCGTGATCGAGCATGGCAATCTGAACTTGAGGCTGTCCAGAGGCAGCACTCAATGGATTCTGCCGCCTTGGCTTCTGCCATGAATGAAATTCAGAAACTCAAAGTTCAGCTGGAGATGGTGGCTGAATCAGAAGCTAACCAAGCTAAGAACGCAGAGTTGGCACGTGCTGAGATTGGAGGCTTGAGAATGGAACTTTCCAGAACTCTGTCCCTtgttgaaaagttgaaaactgaGCTCAATGATTGCAAAGAATCTGAAGCTCAGGCTTTAGAAGTTGTTAGTAAAACTCAGAGGGAATTGGAAGAAGCGAATGCAACTGCAGAAATGCTCCGGTCAGATGGCATCAATGCCATGGGGGCTTACAACTCCTTGTCATCAGAGTTGGAGCAATCAAATGTTCAAGTGAAATCATTGGAAGGACTTGTGAGCAAACTCCAGGCGGATCTGGTTGATAGCAGCAGCAACAAGTTGGTGGATTCTACAGACAAATGTAAAACTGTTCAggaaaatggagaaaatgaGGATACTAACCAGCTGAAAGCAGAGCTAAACTTTCTGAAACTTGAGGTGGGTCAATTGAAAGCTGCTTTAGATGCAGCTGAGATCAGGTACCAGGAAGAATATATTCAGAGCACATTGCAGATTAGAAGTGCTTATGAACAAGTTGAACGAACAAAATCAGAGTCATGCAAAAGAGAGGCTGAATTGGAGACAGAATTAGAGAAATCTAAGGCTCATATCGAAGAGTTGAGGGCTCACTTGATGGATAAGGAAACTGAATTGCAGAGTATTTCAGATGAAAATCAGGGGCTGAATTTAAAGATTGGTAAAAATATATCAAGTGAAAAAGAATCCGAACTTGCAATGGAGCTACAGAAGTCAGAGGCATATTTAGAAGAGTTGAAGGCGAGTTTGTTGGATAAGGAGACAGAGTTGCAGAATATTGCCAAGGAAAATGAAGTGCTTAAGATGGAAGTTAAGAAGAGGGACATGGAGAGGAATCAAGTTAATGATGAGGCTGTTGCTTCAGCAGAAGCAGCAAGGGCTGCGGAGCGAGAGGCTCTGATGAAACTTGGCTGTTTAACAGAGGAAGCAGATAAAAGTAGCAGAAGAGCAGCTCGGGTTACCGAGCAGCTGGATGCAGCCCAGGCTGCAAATTCAGAAATGGAGGCTGAGTTGAGGAGGTTGAAGGTGCAGTCAGACCAGTGGAGAAAGGCGGCCGAGGCAGCTGCTGCTATGATTTCATCGGGGAACAATGGGAAATTTGTGGAGAGAACAAGTTCTCTTGACAGCAACTACAATCCTTTGGCTTCACCTTATTCAGAAGACATGGATGACGACTCACCCAAGAAGAAAAATGGGaacatgttgaagaagattgGGGTGCTATGGAAGAAAGGCCAGAAATAG
- the LOC133874301 gene encoding small ribosomal subunit protein uS12, which translates to MGKTRGMGAGRKLKSHRRRQRWADKSYKKSHLGNEWKKPFAGSSHAKGIVLEKIGIEAKQPNSAIRKCARVQLIKNGKKIAAFVPNDGCLNYIEENDEVLIAGFGRKGHAVGDIPGVRFKVVKVSGVSLLALFKEKKEKPRS; encoded by the exons ATGGG TAAGACACGTGGTATGGGAGCTGGTCGCAAGCTGAAGTCCCACCGTAGGAGGCAAAGGTGGGCTGATAAGTCGTACAAAAAGTCCCACCTTGGAAATGAATGGAAGAAGCCATTTGCTGGGTCTTCCCATGCAAAGGGCATTGTCCTTGAGAAGAT AGGCATTGAAGCTAAGCAGCCAAACTCTGCTATCAGGAAATGTGCTAGAGTTCAACTAATCAAAAATGGGAAGAAGATTGCCGCATTTGTTCCCAATGATGGTTGCTTGAACTACATAGAAGAAAAT GACGAGGTTTTGATTGCTGGATTTGGACGGAAGGGTCATGCCGTCGGTGATATTCCTGGTGTTAGATTCAAGGTCGTGAAGGTTTCTGGTGTCTCCCTCCTGGCTCTCTTCaaggagaaaaaggagaagCCTAGGTCGTAA
- the LOC133872246 gene encoding uncharacterized protein LOC133872246 isoform X1, which translates to MEEAVKRNGIQVRRLSLIDVSSEDDSLITSDSLDHPSSENQEHRNVELSEAVDSNILEDEDTAGTLEHREHVPQPSESVEPEVTRKNAKYNLRKSLAWDSAFFTSAGVLEPDELSSIIEGVEKGEKHTLPGIQEEVHRSADSISTLESDCLTLESLEGDLFGDVRASIQKSSKVSSAANARSNTGSGVTETQSVVSSKKVDLASRSKIKPKPASIKPHVGLQGPGRMTKQVSACPQVSQMKSFATRGEPTPSLAKRPKVLFKDRPSSTTLSKRASISDKHVKMGKDNGSNASGKGAPLSRIPASGGSRNIVPRPAASSKSSSLGSSAASKTQPTISSSIDSSGSASSDNVSKSLLNSTKRKIESRTGQPPSFGATCKTPSRTASRNKAESGGSYLSTYLMSVSKLTPSTSPASSISEWSSESLSSSSTVKQRSNSSRASLDTTSCQGVSVDSDAPHVLDSQKHCNEQESVRHETQLTGLLGQCVKKASTGTGTLPHPASMRPSGLRLPSPKIGFFDGVKSAGRTPPGSILTHPVVPSGLPKIGAGNVTPSVGKAKIGKLQPARTPMATRSVKPDPQETSLNMKPRSLTPLQESSFSAIRGSTASRSAKRCPGISPKVQNSLCPKTGGESHLKTEEIEAEECDIGTCDSDVGIAEKSSIFDVLKDKVNSEAKGSTHVTDMKVTPINGGLNSSDSGSTFYVENVTLCPKVGEDAIYVQHNIENDLNLINSTIEKEEFKFEDQVNGLSRQVGAMDINKESQNKLISDSLSLSQLNVSSEDDSGALELSCQKRELHDCSQQGGNFKCFSKPPPSLSPTTFEMTSSTRTPFSVKDSFCNMDGSFDVSTGSMVVEVEKTATLTSLESSLKENI; encoded by the exons ATGGAAGAGGCCGTTAAGAGAAACGGCATTCAAGTCAGACGGCTCAGCCTCATCGACGTGTCGTCCGAGGACGATTCCCTCATCACCAGTGACTCCCTCGACCACCCATCTTCAG AAAATCAGGAACACAGAAATGTTGAGCTGTCGGAGGCTGTGGATTCTAACATATTAGAGGACGAGGACACAGCTGGGACTCTTGAACATAGGGAACATGTGCCTCAACCGTCTGAATCAGTGGAACCAGAAGTGACTAGAAAAAATGCCAAATATAACTTGCGCAAAAGTTTAGCATGGGATAGCGCTTTCTTCACAAGCGCAG GCGTTCTCGAACCGGATGAGCTGTCTAGCATTATTGAGGGAGTCGAAAAGGGTGAAAAACATACGTTACCCGGGATTCAAGAGGAGGTTCACAGATCTGCTGATTCGATTTCTACGTTGGAAAGCGACTGCTTGACATTAGAAAGTCTTGAGGGCGATTTGTTTGGAGATGTAAGAGCTTCAATCCAGAAATCCAGTAAAGTGTCCAGTGCGGCAAATGCAAGAAGCAACACGGGATCAGGAGTGACAGAAACCCAAAGTGTTGTTT CTTCAAAGAAGGTGGACCTTGCATCTCGAAGTAAG ATTAAGCCCAAACCAGCTTCCATCAAGCCACATGTAGGCTTGCAAGGACCAGGGAGAATGACTAAGCAAGTTTCTGCTTGTCCGCAAGTATCTCAG ATGAAGTCATTTGCTACGAGAGGAGAGCCTACACCATCTCTTGCAAAGCGACCAAAGGTACTATTCAAGGACAGACCCAGCTCAACAACTTTAAGCAAGAGGGCTTCTATTAGTGACAAGCATGTCAAGATGGGAAAGGATAATGGATCAAATGCAAGTG GTAAAGGGGCTCCATTGTCGAGAATACCTGCTTCAGGCGGTTCACGGAATATTGTTCCTAGGCCTGCAGCATCATCTAAATCCTCTTCTTTGGGTTCATCAGCTGCATCCAAGACACAACCAACAATTTCTTCCTCAATTGATAGTTCTGGCAGTGCTTCTTCTGACAATGTTAGTAAATCTCTGCTCAATTCCACGAAAAGAAAAATTGAGTCCAGAACTGGTCAACCACCTTCATTTGGTGCAACCTGCAAAACACCATCAAGAACTGCTTCAAGAAATAAAGCTGAGTCTGGCGGTTCTTATCTCTCGACTTATTTGATGTCTGTGTCCAAGCTCACCCCTAGTACATCACCTGCTAGCTCTATCAGTGAATGGTCCTCAGAATCATTATCATCAAGTTCTACTGTTAAACAAAGATCTAATAGTTCAAGAGCTAGCCTTGACACAACTTCTTGCCAAGGGGTCTCTGTAGACAGCGATGCACCTCATGTTTTGGATTCTCAGAAACATTGTAATGAGCAAGAATCAGTTAGGCATGAAACTCAGTTAACTGGATTGCTTGGTCAATGTGTAAAGAAAGCTTCAACAGGAACTGGTACACTTCCTCATCCAGCATCTATGAGACCTTCAGGCCTTCGGTTGCCATCACCTAAAATTGGCTTCTTTGATGGG GTGAAATCGGCAGGCCGCACTCCACCAGGAAGTATACTAACTCATCCTGTGGTACCCAGTGGCTTGCCTAAAATTGGAGCAGGAAACGTTACCCCAAGTGTAGGCAAGGCAAAAATTGGAAAGCTTCAACCTGCCAGAACTCCAATGGCAACCAGGAGTGTAAAACCTGATCCTCAGGAAACTTCCTTGAATATGAAACCTAGATCTCTTACACCTCTTCAAGAATCATCATTTTCTGCAATCAGAGGTTCTACTGCATCAAGGAGTGCCAAGAGATGCCCTGGCATATCTCCCAAAGTCCAAAACAGTTTGTGTCCAAAAACTGGTGGAGAAAGTCATTTGAAAACTGAGGAAATTGAAGCTGAAGAATGTGATATTGGTACTTGTGATTCAGATGTTGGCATTGCTGAAAAGAGTAGCATCTTTGATGTTTTGAAGGATAAAGTGAATTCAGAAGCTAAGGGCAGTACACATGTAACAGATATGAAGGTCACTCCTATTAATGGCGGGCTTAATTCTAGTGATTCAGGTTCCActttttatgttgaaaatgTAACTCTATGTCCAAAAGTGGGTGAAGATGCAATATATGTCCAACATAATATCGAGaatgatttgaatttaattaatagCACTATTGAGAAGGAAGAGTTCAAGTTTGAAGATCAAGTTAATGGTTTGAGCAGACAAGTTGGAGCAATGGATATAAATAAGGAGAGTCAGAACAAGCTCATTAGtgattctctttctctttctcagtTAAATGTTAGCAGCGAAGATGATTCTGGTGCTCTGGAGTTATCCTGTCAAAAAAGGGAGCTTCATGATTGTTCTCAACAGGGTGGAAATTTCAAATGTTTCTCAAAACCTCCTCCCTCTCTTTCTCCAACCACCTTCGAAATGACGTCTAGCACGAGGACACCTTTTTCTGTCAAGGATTCCTTTTGTAATATGGATGGATCTTTTGATGTTTCAACAGGGTCGATGGTGGTAGAAGTAGAGAAGACAGCCACCTTGACTTCTCTAGAAAGCAGTCTGAAAGAGAACATCTGA
- the LOC133872246 gene encoding uncharacterized protein LOC133872246 isoform X2: MEEAVKRNGIQVRRLSLIDVSSEDDSLITSDSLDHPSSENQEHRNVELSEAVDSNILEDEDTAGTLEHREHVPQPSESVEPEVTRKNAKYNLRKSLAWDSAFFTSAGVLEPDELSSIIEGVEKGEKHTLPGIQEEVHRSADSISTLESDCLTLESLEGDLFGDVRASIQKSSKVSSAANARSNTGSGVTETQSVVSSKKVDLASRSKIKPKPASIKPHVGLQGPGRMTKQVSACPQVSQSFATRGEPTPSLAKRPKVLFKDRPSSTTLSKRASISDKHVKMGKDNGSNASGKGAPLSRIPASGGSRNIVPRPAASSKSSSLGSSAASKTQPTISSSIDSSGSASSDNVSKSLLNSTKRKIESRTGQPPSFGATCKTPSRTASRNKAESGGSYLSTYLMSVSKLTPSTSPASSISEWSSESLSSSSTVKQRSNSSRASLDTTSCQGVSVDSDAPHVLDSQKHCNEQESVRHETQLTGLLGQCVKKASTGTGTLPHPASMRPSGLRLPSPKIGFFDGVKSAGRTPPGSILTHPVVPSGLPKIGAGNVTPSVGKAKIGKLQPARTPMATRSVKPDPQETSLNMKPRSLTPLQESSFSAIRGSTASRSAKRCPGISPKVQNSLCPKTGGESHLKTEEIEAEECDIGTCDSDVGIAEKSSIFDVLKDKVNSEAKGSTHVTDMKVTPINGGLNSSDSGSTFYVENVTLCPKVGEDAIYVQHNIENDLNLINSTIEKEEFKFEDQVNGLSRQVGAMDINKESQNKLISDSLSLSQLNVSSEDDSGALELSCQKRELHDCSQQGGNFKCFSKPPPSLSPTTFEMTSSTRTPFSVKDSFCNMDGSFDVSTGSMVVEVEKTATLTSLESSLKENI, encoded by the exons ATGGAAGAGGCCGTTAAGAGAAACGGCATTCAAGTCAGACGGCTCAGCCTCATCGACGTGTCGTCCGAGGACGATTCCCTCATCACCAGTGACTCCCTCGACCACCCATCTTCAG AAAATCAGGAACACAGAAATGTTGAGCTGTCGGAGGCTGTGGATTCTAACATATTAGAGGACGAGGACACAGCTGGGACTCTTGAACATAGGGAACATGTGCCTCAACCGTCTGAATCAGTGGAACCAGAAGTGACTAGAAAAAATGCCAAATATAACTTGCGCAAAAGTTTAGCATGGGATAGCGCTTTCTTCACAAGCGCAG GCGTTCTCGAACCGGATGAGCTGTCTAGCATTATTGAGGGAGTCGAAAAGGGTGAAAAACATACGTTACCCGGGATTCAAGAGGAGGTTCACAGATCTGCTGATTCGATTTCTACGTTGGAAAGCGACTGCTTGACATTAGAAAGTCTTGAGGGCGATTTGTTTGGAGATGTAAGAGCTTCAATCCAGAAATCCAGTAAAGTGTCCAGTGCGGCAAATGCAAGAAGCAACACGGGATCAGGAGTGACAGAAACCCAAAGTGTTGTTT CTTCAAAGAAGGTGGACCTTGCATCTCGAAGTAAG ATTAAGCCCAAACCAGCTTCCATCAAGCCACATGTAGGCTTGCAAGGACCAGGGAGAATGACTAAGCAAGTTTCTGCTTGTCCGCAAGTATCTCAG TCATTTGCTACGAGAGGAGAGCCTACACCATCTCTTGCAAAGCGACCAAAGGTACTATTCAAGGACAGACCCAGCTCAACAACTTTAAGCAAGAGGGCTTCTATTAGTGACAAGCATGTCAAGATGGGAAAGGATAATGGATCAAATGCAAGTG GTAAAGGGGCTCCATTGTCGAGAATACCTGCTTCAGGCGGTTCACGGAATATTGTTCCTAGGCCTGCAGCATCATCTAAATCCTCTTCTTTGGGTTCATCAGCTGCATCCAAGACACAACCAACAATTTCTTCCTCAATTGATAGTTCTGGCAGTGCTTCTTCTGACAATGTTAGTAAATCTCTGCTCAATTCCACGAAAAGAAAAATTGAGTCCAGAACTGGTCAACCACCTTCATTTGGTGCAACCTGCAAAACACCATCAAGAACTGCTTCAAGAAATAAAGCTGAGTCTGGCGGTTCTTATCTCTCGACTTATTTGATGTCTGTGTCCAAGCTCACCCCTAGTACATCACCTGCTAGCTCTATCAGTGAATGGTCCTCAGAATCATTATCATCAAGTTCTACTGTTAAACAAAGATCTAATAGTTCAAGAGCTAGCCTTGACACAACTTCTTGCCAAGGGGTCTCTGTAGACAGCGATGCACCTCATGTTTTGGATTCTCAGAAACATTGTAATGAGCAAGAATCAGTTAGGCATGAAACTCAGTTAACTGGATTGCTTGGTCAATGTGTAAAGAAAGCTTCAACAGGAACTGGTACACTTCCTCATCCAGCATCTATGAGACCTTCAGGCCTTCGGTTGCCATCACCTAAAATTGGCTTCTTTGATGGG GTGAAATCGGCAGGCCGCACTCCACCAGGAAGTATACTAACTCATCCTGTGGTACCCAGTGGCTTGCCTAAAATTGGAGCAGGAAACGTTACCCCAAGTGTAGGCAAGGCAAAAATTGGAAAGCTTCAACCTGCCAGAACTCCAATGGCAACCAGGAGTGTAAAACCTGATCCTCAGGAAACTTCCTTGAATATGAAACCTAGATCTCTTACACCTCTTCAAGAATCATCATTTTCTGCAATCAGAGGTTCTACTGCATCAAGGAGTGCCAAGAGATGCCCTGGCATATCTCCCAAAGTCCAAAACAGTTTGTGTCCAAAAACTGGTGGAGAAAGTCATTTGAAAACTGAGGAAATTGAAGCTGAAGAATGTGATATTGGTACTTGTGATTCAGATGTTGGCATTGCTGAAAAGAGTAGCATCTTTGATGTTTTGAAGGATAAAGTGAATTCAGAAGCTAAGGGCAGTACACATGTAACAGATATGAAGGTCACTCCTATTAATGGCGGGCTTAATTCTAGTGATTCAGGTTCCActttttatgttgaaaatgTAACTCTATGTCCAAAAGTGGGTGAAGATGCAATATATGTCCAACATAATATCGAGaatgatttgaatttaattaatagCACTATTGAGAAGGAAGAGTTCAAGTTTGAAGATCAAGTTAATGGTTTGAGCAGACAAGTTGGAGCAATGGATATAAATAAGGAGAGTCAGAACAAGCTCATTAGtgattctctttctctttctcagtTAAATGTTAGCAGCGAAGATGATTCTGGTGCTCTGGAGTTATCCTGTCAAAAAAGGGAGCTTCATGATTGTTCTCAACAGGGTGGAAATTTCAAATGTTTCTCAAAACCTCCTCCCTCTCTTTCTCCAACCACCTTCGAAATGACGTCTAGCACGAGGACACCTTTTTCTGTCAAGGATTCCTTTTGTAATATGGATGGATCTTTTGATGTTTCAACAGGGTCGATGGTGGTAGAAGTAGAGAAGACAGCCACCTTGACTTCTCTAGAAAGCAGTCTGAAAGAGAACATCTGA
- the LOC133873150 gene encoding PWWP domain-containing protein 5-like: protein MSANSAHIDLNSDVVSFDLENEASGFKGSGAESLTESSTGLGQGSSMGRIVGEVGNLTGDNDSLEGSRGSDIGGLDRNVVLDAKEEGAGIEGAECSLEGRVVVGEADDDEERVLGSKCGVGNVGAIFGDSGPNEKNRGEDESLKEGSDGKVMGVTDGDPLVTFGAEGNVGRDGGDNPMLNGEEEEVTQVAGGDRNGQRVHAEEISGIGQLEDADASGSMQPYSEPVSQLPAAIPGVQVKVADINDSLYNENSTVDSHVSKLVTSEVLTLEGSEYQTTEMDAVLETNKHLTISTHVPEPGSSSNTRDDDNHFDLVVDLNPYTMTDGNVSGDGDGNVKSAVSKPEYRVSDLVWGKVRSHPWWPGQIFDPSASSNKAKKYLRKDGFLIAYFGDQTFAWNEASRIKPFGAHFSQMEKQSTTEEFRYAVDCALEEVSRRVEFGLTCSCVSEEVYTKLKIQIIVNAGIREESSRREGGDGSSNVDSLEPVELLEYVKALAQLPYGGADRLELVTTLAKLSAFYRWKGYSRMPEFNMLGALLESDEEIQLIGETKNHGEVNDGSLSSGKGKSKSQASSFRKRKSTSGDSMKPSKKEKSLPDLHTEKGLFTPNGENVSGREAVGKSISQSSGKKRKAADAMSDDSAVKHGRSPLSTGVADETVQTKKTFRVGDRIRRAANQMNESSPILKYGDGMSQESEVKNKSEQKPSLEFSPPHEMLSQLCLAARDPMKGYSFLFSVVSFFLEFRNSVSVDDPMLKRHEPSLKQVFGGKTGKKSTKTGRKSTKPGITEMYMLERMNDTYWTDRIVQSIPENQNETSDKGFPTVGPQAALGACLNPDPKQQSSGENLESEAVKPVEHLEENCEQDLSPTALILNFTDLNSVPSETNLIKIFSRFGPLNESETEVLKKSNRAKVVFERRSDAEAAFSSAGKYSTFGPSLVSYRLKYLPSTPSKASPGATKQGIKDTP from the coding sequence ATGTCTGCAAATTCCGCCCATATCGACCTGAACtccgacgtcgtttcgtttgaCCTGGAAAACGAGGCTTCTGGGTTTAAGGGTTCTGGAGCTGAATCCCTAACCGAGTCTTCGACGGGTCTGGGTCAGGGTTCTTCAATGGGGCGAATAGTGGGCGAAGTCGGGAACCTCACCGGAGATAATGACTCTTTGGAGGGGTCGCGTGGGTCGGACATTGGTGGTTTGGATAGGAATGTTGTGCTTGATGCCAAGGAGGAGGGTGCTGGAATTGAGGGTGCAGAGTGTTCACTGGAAGGCAGAGTCGTTGTTGGGGAAGCGGACGATGATGAAGAGCGGGTTTTGGGGTCGAAATGTGGTGTTGGGAATGTTGGTGCTATATTTGGGGATTCAGGGCCTAATGAGAAGAATAGAGGGGAGGATGAGTCTTTGAAGGAAGGTTCTGACGGTAAAGTTATGGGTGTTACGGATGGAGATCCTTTGGTAACCTTCGGAGCAGAAGGGAATGTAGGGAGAGATGGAGGGGATAATCCAATGCTaaatggagaagaagaggaGGTAACTCAAGTAGCTGGAGGCGATCGAAATGGGCAGCGGGTTCATGCTGAAGAGATTTCGGGTATCGGCCAATTGGAAGATGCTGATGCCTCAGGTTCGATGCAGCCTTATTCAGAGCCTGTTAGCCAATTACCGGCTGCCATTCCAGGTGTGCAAGTAAAAGTAGCTGATATCAATGACTCTTTGTATAATGAAAATTCTACTGTGGATAGTCATGTGTCCAAGTTGGTTACGTCTGAGGTTTTAACTTTGGAAGGATCAGAATATCAGACCACGGAAATGGATGCAGTTTTAGAGACCAATAAGCATCTAACCATAAGCACTCATGTTCCAGAACCTGGTTCTAGCTCGAATACTCGAGACGATGACAATCATTTTGATCTTGTTGTGGATTTAAATCCATATACGATGACAGATGGGAATGTATCAGGTGATGGTGATGGAAATGTCAAATCAGCTGTCTCAAAACCGGAATACCGTGTTTCTGATCTAGTATGGGGCAAAGTTAGGAGCCATCCCTGGTGGCCTGGGCAGATTTTTGATCCTTCGGCTTCATCCAATAAGGCAAAGAAGTACCTTAGAAAAGACGGTTTCCTGATAGCGTATTTTGGGGATCAAACATTTGCTTGGAATGAAGCATCACGAATAAAGCCCTTTGGGGCACATTTCTCGCAAATGGAGAAGCAGAGCACTACCGAAGAATTTCGCTATGCTGTTGACTGTGCTTTGGAAGAGGTTTCAAGACGGGTAGAGTTTGGGCTGACCTGTTCCTGCGTATCAGAAGAAGTATATACCAAACTCAAGATTCAGATAATAGTTAATGCTGGAATCAGGGAAGAATCAAGTAGAAGAGAGGGTGGGGACGGTTCTTCAAATGTAGATTCTTTAGAACCTGTGGAACTTCTTGAGTACGTTAAAGCATTAGCTCAATTGCCATATGGTGGAGCTGACAGACTAGAACTTGTAACTACACTGGCCAAATTGTCGGCCTTCTATCGTTGGAAGGGTTATTCTCGGATGCCTGAGTTCAATATGCTTGGTGCTTTGTTGGAGAGTGATGAGGAAATTCAACTAATTGGAGAGACGAAGAATCATGGAGAAGTGAACGATGGGTCATTGTCCTCTGGGAAAGGAAAGTCAAAGAGTCAAGCTAGCTCCTTCCGTAAGCGTAAGAGCACTTCTGGAGATAGTATGAAACCcagcaaaaaagagaaaagcttGCCAGATTTGCATACCGAGAAGGGCTTGTTTACTCCAAATGGTGAAAATGTATCAGGAAGGGAAGCTGTTGGTAAGTCGATTTCACAATCTTCTGGTAAGAAACGTAAGGCAGCTGATGCCATGTCTGATGACTCAGCTGTCAAACATGGTAGAAGTCCTTTGTCAACAGGGGTTGCTGATGAGACTGTACAGACAAAGAAAACTTTTAGAGTTGGAGATAGAATTCGTCGGGCTGCAAACCAAATGAATGAGTCAAGTCCAATACTCAAGTATGGTGATGGAATGTCTCAAGAATCTGAGGTAAAGAATAAAAGCGAACAAAAACCTAGCTTGGAGTTTTCTCCTCCTCACGAGATGCTGTCCCAGCTCTGCTTGGCTGCCAGAGATCCCATGAAAGGATacagctttttattttctgtagtCAGCTTCTTCTTGGAATTCAGGAATTCTGTTAGCGTGGATGATCCTATGTTAAAGAGGCATGAACCGTCTTTGAAACAAGTGTTTGGTGGTAAGACTGGAAAAAAATCAACCAAGACCGGAAGAAAATCAACTAAGCCAGGAATCACTGAAATGTATATGCTGGAGCGCATGAACGACACTTACTGGACTGACAGGATTGTCCAAAGTATTCCTGAAAATCAGAATGAAACAAGTGATAAGGGTTTTCCCACTGTCGGACCACAAGCAGCTCTTGGAGCGTGTCTCAATCCGGATCCTAAGCAGCAAAGTTCTGGTGAAAATCTTGAATCCGAAGCAGTGAAGCCAGTGGAGCACTTGGAGGAGAATTGTGAGCAAGACCTCTCACCCACAGCTCTGATTCTAAACTTTACGGACTTGAATTCTGTTCCTTCAGAAACAAATCTCATTAAGATATTTAGCCGCTTTGGGCCTTTGAATGAATCAGAGACTGAAGTGCTGAAGAAGAGTAACCGAGCCAAGGTGGTTTTCGAGAGACGTTCTGATGCAGAAGCGGCTTTTAGTAGTGCTGGGAAATACAGCACTTTTGGACCTTCTCTTGTCAGTTACCGCCTCAAGTATTTGCCTTCTACACCGAGTAAAGCTTCTCCCGGTGCAACAAAGCAAGGCATAAAAGATACCCCCTGA